CATGACAATCAAGCATAAGCTTAATGGCGTCGGAAAAGTTATATCTGTTAAGTCTTTCTATATTTACTACTACCGATTTATATTTTTTTCCTCTTCTAGGCATTTTATTTCTCTCTGATATACAAATTTTAATTGATAATAAATCATCAATAACTATTGAGTTACCTTAAGCCCCATGCTTCTGGCAGTACCTTCAATAATTTTTACCGCACCTGCCATATTATATGCGTTTAAATCTTCAAACTTTGTTTTGGCAATCTCTTCAACCTGTTTTTGTGTAACTTCGCCAACCTTTTCTCTATTAGGAACCCCAGAGCCCTTGGCAATCTTTGCAGCCTGCTTCAGCAATACCGATGCCGGTGGAGTTTTAGTAATGAATGAGAATGTCCTGTCAGCGTAAATTGTGATTATTACAGGAATAACTGTCCCCATTTTATCCTGTGTCCTGGCATTAAATGCCTTACAGAATTCGGCTATATTTACACCATGCTGCCCAAGAGCGGGGCCGATAGGAGGAGAGGGGTTTGCCTGACCTCCTTTAACCTGCAGTTTTACACTTCCTATTATTTTCTTGGCCATTAGAATCCTCTTATATCTTATTAACTTGTATAAAATCCAATTCAACCGGGGTTGCACGTCCGAATATTGTTATTAATACCCTCAGCTTTTCCTTATCCGGTTTGACTTCTTCTACCGTTCCCTGAAAATTGCTAAAAGGTCCATCAACTACCCTTATTTCATCACCTTCCTCAAAAGAGTATCTCGGTTTTGGT
The DNA window shown above is from Desulfatiglans sp. and carries:
- the rplK gene encoding 50S ribosomal protein L11, with amino-acid sequence MAKKIIGSVKLQVKGGQANPSPPIGPALGQHGVNIAEFCKAFNARTQDKMGTVIPVIITIYADRTFSFITKTPPASVLLKQAAKIAKGSGVPNREKVGEVTQKQVEEIAKTKFEDLNAYNMAGAVKIIEGTARSMGLKVTQ